The DNA sequence CGTGCGCCGCCGGTTCCCCCCCCTGGGCTGGGCGCTGCCCGGCGGGTTCGTCGACGCGGGCGAGTCGCTCGAGGAGGCGGCCGTGCGCGAGGCGCTCGAGGAGACGGGCCTCGCCGTGCGGCTCGGGCGCCAGTTCCACACCTACTCCGACCCGTCGCGCGACCCGCGGCGCCACACGCTGAGCACGGTCTTCCTGGCGGACGCCGACGGCGAGCCGCGCGGCGGCGACGATGCCGCCGAGGCCCGCGTCTTCCCCGTCGGAGAGCTGCCGCCCCTCGTCTTCGACCATGCGCAGATCATCGCCGACTACCTCGCCGGCCGCTACTGAGCCGGCGGCGCCGGGCCCGGCCCCGGACGCGCCCTTCACCGCCCTCGACTTCGAGACGGCGGACTACGGCGCCGACAGCGCCTGCGCGCTCGCGCTCGTGCGCGTCGAGGGGGTGCGGATCGTCTCGCGCGACCTGTTCATGATCCGCCCGCCGCGCTCGCGCTTCGCGTTCACCCACATCCACGGCATCACGTGGGACCACGTGCGCCGCGAGCCGACGTTCGCCGAGCTCTGGCCGGAGATCGAGGCGAAGCTGGCGGGGGCGGCCTTCCTCGCGGCGCACAACGCCCCCTTCGACCGCGGGGTGCTCGCCGCCTGCTGCGCGCTCGCCGGCCACGCCCCGCCGTCGCTGGACTTCCTCTGCACGGTGCGCCTGGCGCGGCGCGCGTGGCGGCTCCCCCGCGCCAACCTGCCGGCGGTCTGCGCCCACCTCGGCATCGAGCTGAACCACCACGATCCGGCCTCGGACGCGGAGGCCTGCGCGAGGATCGCCATCGCGGCGCGCACGGAGGGGATTGCGCTCGGTCTGCCGTCGCCGCCGCGGCGGAAGCCGTCCCGCTGATTGTTCGCGGCGAACGAAGGTCTCGAGAGAACCGGGGTCGGTATCGTGGCCACGGGCATCAGCTGCCCGAGTCGAGAGGGAGCGGATTTTCGTGTCCTGACAAGGCAGCCCGGATGGGCGCGCGGAGGCGTACTGGTGTACGCCGCACAAGCAGCCCTCCGGGCAACGCCGTCAGGGCGCGAAAAGCCCTCTCTATCGACCCGGGCGCCTAGTAACGGATTTCGACGAGGGCGGAGTCGCGGAGCTGCTTGAGCCAGCCGCCGAACCGCTCGCGGCTCTTGCGCTCGATGAGCTTCACCTCGATGCTCGAGCGCATTTCCGCGAGCGTCGGCTCATAGGCGGGCGTCTTCTCGGCGACCTGGACGAGGTGGAACCCGGCCGGGCCGCGGACGGGGTCGCTGACGCCGCCGACGGGGAGCGCGAAGGCCGTCGCCTCCAGGGCGGGGAAGAGCTCCCCGCGGGCGATCTCCCCCGAGATCGGGTCGACGCCGGGGGCGGCCCCGGGGTTCTCGGCGCGCACCAGGTCGGCGAAGTCGGCGCCGGCGGCGACCCTGGCGCGCAGCGCGGCGGCCTTTGCCGCGGCCGCCTCGACCTCCGCCGGCGTGGGGTCGGCGGGGAGCGGCACCAGCAGGTGGCGCACCCGGATCTTCTCGGGCCGGCGCCACTCCTGGAGGTGCTCCGTGAAGTAGGCCTCCACCTCCGCGTCCGAGGCCGTGGTGCGCGCGCCGATCTCCTGGCGCACGACTTTCTGGAGCCGGATCTGGCTCTGGATCTCCCGGCGGTAGTCCTCGCGGCTCAACCCCCGCTCCCGCAGCAGGCGGTCGAGCAACTCCTCCGACCAGGAGTTCTCCCGCCGGATGGCCTCGATCGCGGCGTCGACCTCCTGCGGCGAGACCTGGATACCAAGCTCGCGCGCGCGTTGCCCCTGCAGCCTCTCGAGGACGAGCTGCTCGAGCAGCGGTCGCAGCAGCTCCCGCCGCGCCTGCTCCTGCCCGGCGGGCGGCACCGAGCGCAGCCGCTCCTCGAGCTGGGGCTGGCCGGCCTTTTCCAGCTCGAAGATGGTGACGATCTCGCCGTTGACCACCGCGGCGATGCCGTCGACCACCACGGCGCCCGCGGGGGCCGCGAGCAGGGCGGTGACGGCGAGCGCCGCGAAGGACGGGAGCAGGGACCGCATGCGCATGGGAGACCCTGTATACGCCATGTGGCCGCGCGAAAGCAAGACGGGCGCCGGCACGGCCGCTACCCGGGCACGACGGCGCGGTTGTAGCGGATGACCGCCTTGCGGCGGGCCTCGGCCAGCCAGGCGCGGAAGGCCGCCTCGCGTTTCTCCGCGAGCAGCGCCAGCCGTGCCGCGTCCCGCTCCTCGGCGCCGCCGCGCGCCCGCGCCGGGCGCCGGTCCGTCACCAGGAAGAGGTGGAAGCCGTACGGGGTCTCGACGACGTCGCTGAGCTGCCCGCGGGGCAGCGTGAAGGCGACCTCGTCGAACTCCGGCG is a window from the bacterium genome containing:
- a CDS encoding peptidyl-prolyl cis-trans isomerase; the protein is MRMRSLLPSFAALAVTALLAAPAGAVVVDGIAAVVNGEIVTIFELEKAGQPQLEERLRSVPPAGQEQARRELLRPLLEQLVLERLQGQRARELGIQVSPQEVDAAIEAIRRENSWSEELLDRLLRERGLSREDYRREIQSQIRLQKVVRQEIGARTTASDAEVEAYFTEHLQEWRRPEKIRVRHLLVPLPADPTPAEVEAAAAKAAALRARVAAGADFADLVRAENPGAAPGVDPISGEIARGELFPALEATAFALPVGGVSDPVRGPAGFHLVQVAEKTPAYEPTLAEMRSSIEVKLIERKSRERFGGWLKQLRDSALVEIRY
- a CDS encoding NUDIX hydrolase, encoding MADGGTGDPVRRPHPVPTVDLIVRVGPGIVLVRRRFPPLGWALPGGFVDAGESLEEAAVREALEETGLAVRLGRQFHTYSDPSRDPRRHTLSTVFLADADGEPRGGDDAAEARVFPVGELPPLVFDHAQIIADYLAGRY
- a CDS encoding 3'-5' exonuclease yields the protein MRRSSPTTSPAATEPAAPGPAPDAPFTALDFETADYGADSACALALVRVEGVRIVSRDLFMIRPPRSRFAFTHIHGITWDHVRREPTFAELWPEIEAKLAGAAFLAAHNAPFDRGVLAACCALAGHAPPSLDFLCTVRLARRAWRLPRANLPAVCAHLGIELNHHDPASDAEACARIAIAARTEGIALGLPSPPRRKPSR